Proteins encoded in a region of the Mycolicibacterium duvalii genome:
- a CDS encoding Dyp-type peroxidase → MIERPRRPGLSRRGFVTAVAGAGAAAGAGALVGCSGRAGAPAAAPAERFIPFEGAHQTGITALPIPNQGLIATFNVLSKDRAALASTLRELTDEIRTLMAGHPPEVRDPAYPPVDSGILGEKPPADNLSIVVSVGASLFDDRFGLADRTPRDLVTMPFLANDRLDPKLSHGDIAILFEAGHSDTVQFALRQLMRRTRRDLVLRWMIDGYARGIGAGRASEAATPRNLMGFKDGTANLDAADGAVMDRHVWVGPDDGEPEWAVGGSYQAVRIIRMFVEFWDRTQLVEQEAIFGRAKVSGAPLGRDGEFTDPDYASDPDGKRIPLDAHIRLANPRTPQSDENLILRRGFNYSRGFDGAGRLDQGLAFVAYQRSLEKGFLTVQRRLKGEPLEEYILPVGGGFFFALPGVTGPDRFLGDRLVD, encoded by the coding sequence GTGATCGAACGGCCGCGACGTCCGGGCCTGTCCCGCCGCGGATTCGTCACCGCGGTGGCGGGCGCCGGCGCCGCGGCCGGCGCGGGCGCCCTGGTCGGGTGCTCGGGCCGCGCCGGCGCTCCGGCCGCCGCGCCCGCCGAGCGGTTCATCCCGTTCGAGGGGGCGCACCAGACCGGCATCACGGCGCTGCCGATCCCCAACCAAGGCCTGATCGCGACCTTCAACGTGTTGTCGAAGGACCGCGCGGCATTGGCGTCGACGCTCCGCGAACTCACCGACGAGATCCGCACGCTGATGGCCGGTCATCCCCCCGAGGTGCGTGATCCCGCGTACCCGCCGGTGGACTCCGGGATCCTGGGCGAAAAGCCGCCCGCAGACAACCTGTCGATCGTCGTCAGCGTCGGCGCCTCGCTGTTCGACGACCGCTTCGGGCTCGCCGACCGCACACCGCGGGACCTGGTCACCATGCCGTTCCTGGCCAACGACCGCCTCGACCCGAAGCTGTCCCACGGCGACATCGCGATCCTGTTCGAGGCCGGGCACAGCGATACCGTCCAGTTCGCGCTGCGCCAACTCATGCGTCGCACCCGACGCGATCTGGTGCTGCGGTGGATGATCGACGGCTATGCACGCGGCATCGGCGCGGGCCGCGCCTCGGAGGCCGCCACCCCGCGGAACCTGATGGGCTTCAAAGACGGGACCGCCAACCTCGACGCCGCCGACGGCGCGGTCATGGACCGGCACGTTTGGGTGGGCCCCGACGACGGCGAGCCCGAGTGGGCCGTCGGCGGTTCGTACCAGGCCGTGCGCATCATCCGGATGTTCGTGGAGTTCTGGGACCGCACGCAACTGGTCGAGCAGGAGGCGATCTTCGGGCGGGCCAAGGTCAGCGGCGCACCGCTGGGACGCGACGGCGAGTTCACCGATCCGGACTACGCGTCGGACCCTGACGGGAAGCGCATTCCGCTCGACGCACACATTCGGCTGGCCAACCCACGGACACCGCAGAGCGACGAGAACCTCATTCTGCGCAGAGGATTCAACTACTCACGGGGATTCGACGGCGCGGGACGCCTCGACCAGGGCCTGGCCTTCGTGGCCTATCAGCGCAGTCTGGAGAAAGGCTTCCTGACTGTGCAGCGCCGACTCAAGGGCGAACCCCTCGAGGAGTACATCCTGCCGGTCGGTGGCGGGTTCTTCTTCGCGCTGCCGGGCGTCACCGGTCCCGACCGGTTCCTCGGGGACCGACTGGTCGACTGA
- the efeO gene encoding iron uptake system protein EfeO has translation MRRHHAWPATVAALALILSGCSGGSGGDDTDDTTTSTTTTSAAAAPDPLVEQAATQYKAYVSGQIDELVGVVKVFTDAVRAGDLQAAQDAYAPSRMPWERIEPIAGLVEEIDGKIDARVDDFAGVDDPEFTGWHRLEYILFEQNTTEGGAPFADQLDADVAALQDQFAAVEVEPVNVATGAAELVEEVSEGKITGEEDRYAKTDLWDFDANLQGAREAVGTLNPALTEADPALLGEINAGLDAVYATLQPLRQGDGWVLFCTENDPYPSARCPEVTVEPQTIDTLKAQLADLSENMSQVAGALKLQ, from the coding sequence ATGAGGCGTCATCATGCCTGGCCAGCCACGGTCGCCGCGCTGGCGTTGATCCTGTCCGGCTGCTCCGGCGGCTCGGGCGGCGACGACACCGACGACACCACCACCAGCACCACGACGACGTCGGCCGCCGCGGCGCCCGATCCGCTGGTCGAGCAGGCCGCGACCCAGTACAAGGCCTACGTCTCCGGGCAGATCGACGAGCTCGTCGGCGTGGTGAAGGTGTTCACCGACGCGGTGCGGGCCGGGGACCTGCAGGCCGCCCAGGACGCCTACGCCCCCTCCCGGATGCCGTGGGAGCGCATCGAGCCGATCGCCGGCCTGGTCGAGGAGATCGACGGCAAGATCGACGCCCGGGTGGACGACTTCGCCGGCGTCGATGATCCCGAGTTCACCGGCTGGCACCGCCTGGAGTACATCCTCTTCGAGCAGAACACCACCGAAGGTGGCGCGCCGTTCGCCGACCAGCTCGACGCCGACGTCGCGGCACTGCAGGATCAGTTCGCCGCGGTCGAGGTCGAACCCGTCAACGTCGCCACCGGCGCGGCCGAGCTGGTCGAAGAGGTCTCCGAGGGCAAGATCACCGGCGAAGAGGACCGCTACGCCAAGACCGACCTGTGGGACTTCGATGCCAATCTGCAGGGCGCCCGCGAGGCGGTCGGCACGCTGAACCCGGCGCTGACCGAGGCTGATCCGGCGCTGCTGGGCGAGATCAACGCCGGGCTCGACGCCGTCTACGCGACCCTGCAACCTCTGCGCCAAGGTGACGGCTGGGTGCTGTTCTGCACCGAAAACGATCCGTACCCGTCGGCGCGCTGCCCCGAGGTGACCGTCGAACCGCAGACCATCGACACCCTCAAAGCCCAACTGGCCGATCTGTCGGAGAACATGTCGCAGGTCGCCGGGGCGCTGAAACTGCAGTGA
- a CDS encoding lytic transglycosylase domain-containing protein — MTRVRWLQAIAVIGATALLMAASCSWHLGSPIPRGIPPPAGDPVPQIDTYAAGRPADQLHDWAVARAPALGIPVTALEAYAYAARVAEVENPDCNLKWTTLAGIGQVESHHGTYRGAVVARNGDVDPPIRGVLLDGTSGNLEILDNDSVSHDGDEPFARAMGPMQFIPETWRLYGVDANNDGDISADNIDDAALSAAGYLCWSGKDLDTPRGWMNAVLAYNNSEQYVRTVRDWATAYADGRPL, encoded by the coding sequence GTGACGCGGGTGCGTTGGCTGCAGGCGATTGCCGTGATCGGCGCGACAGCGCTGCTCATGGCGGCGAGCTGTTCGTGGCATCTGGGCTCGCCGATCCCGCGTGGCATCCCGCCCCCGGCCGGGGACCCGGTCCCGCAGATCGACACCTACGCCGCCGGCCGGCCCGCCGACCAGCTCCACGACTGGGCCGTCGCGCGCGCTCCTGCGCTGGGCATCCCCGTCACGGCGCTGGAGGCCTACGCCTATGCCGCGCGGGTCGCGGAGGTGGAGAATCCCGACTGCAACCTGAAATGGACCACGCTGGCCGGTATCGGGCAGGTGGAAAGCCACCACGGCACCTATCGCGGCGCCGTGGTGGCCAGAAACGGTGACGTCGACCCGCCGATCCGCGGGGTCCTGCTGGACGGCACCTCCGGAAACCTGGAGATCCTCGACAACGACTCGGTCAGCCACGACGGCGACGAACCGTTCGCCCGCGCGATGGGGCCGATGCAGTTCATCCCCGAGACCTGGCGGCTCTACGGCGTGGACGCCAACAACGACGGCGACATCAGCGCCGACAACATCGACGACGCGGCGCTGTCGGCGGCGGGCTATCTGTGCTGGAGCGGCAAGGACCTCGACACACCCCGCGGCTGGATGAACGCGGTGCTGGCCTACAACAACTCCGAGCAGTACGTGCGCACGGTGCGCGACTGGGCGACGGCCTACGCCGACGGGCGGCCGCTCTAG
- the eno gene encoding phosphopyruvate hydratase, whose product MPIIEQVAAREILDSRGNPTVEVEIGLLDGSVARAAVPSGASTGEHEAVELRDGGARYLGKGVQKAVEAVLDEIAPAVIGLGADEQRLVDQALVDLDGTPDKSRLGANAILGVSLAVAKAAAQSAELPLFRYIGGPNAHILPVPMMNIINGGAHADTGVDVQEFMIAPIGAPSFSEALRWGAEVYHSLKSVLKKQGLGTGLGDEGGFAPDLPGTSAALDLIGSAIDGAGLKLGSEVALALDVAATEFYTKDSGYAFEKQTRTAEQMATFYEQLMDSYPLVSIEDPLSEDDWDGWVALTTAIGDRVQLVGDDLFVTNPERLEDGIQRGAANALLVKVNQIGTLTETLDAVSLAHMSGYKTMMSHRSGETEDTTIADLAVAVGSGQIKTGAPARSERVAKYNQLLRIEDELGDAARYAGDLAFPRFSLDTK is encoded by the coding sequence GTGCCGATCATCGAGCAGGTCGCAGCCCGCGAGATCCTCGATTCCCGGGGCAACCCGACCGTCGAGGTCGAGATCGGCCTGCTCGACGGCTCCGTCGCCCGCGCCGCGGTGCCGTCGGGCGCCTCCACCGGCGAGCACGAGGCCGTCGAACTGCGCGACGGCGGTGCGCGCTACCTGGGCAAGGGCGTGCAGAAGGCCGTCGAGGCGGTGCTCGACGAGATCGCGCCGGCGGTGATCGGGCTCGGAGCCGACGAGCAGCGGCTTGTCGATCAGGCGCTGGTGGACCTGGACGGCACCCCGGACAAGTCCCGGCTCGGCGCCAACGCGATCCTCGGGGTGTCGCTGGCGGTCGCCAAAGCCGCAGCGCAGTCGGCGGAGCTGCCGCTGTTCCGCTACATCGGCGGGCCCAACGCCCACATCCTGCCGGTGCCGATGATGAACATCATCAACGGCGGTGCCCACGCCGACACCGGCGTCGATGTCCAGGAGTTCATGATCGCGCCGATCGGTGCGCCATCATTCAGCGAGGCGCTGCGCTGGGGCGCCGAGGTCTACCACTCGCTGAAGTCGGTGCTCAAGAAGCAGGGCCTGGGCACGGGGCTGGGCGACGAGGGCGGCTTCGCCCCGGACCTGCCCGGCACCTCGGCGGCGCTGGATCTGATCGGCTCGGCGATCGACGGCGCCGGCCTCAAGCTCGGCAGCGAGGTGGCGCTCGCGCTCGACGTCGCGGCCACGGAGTTCTACACCAAGGACAGCGGCTACGCGTTCGAGAAGCAGACCCGCACCGCCGAGCAGATGGCGACGTTCTACGAGCAGCTGATGGACTCCTACCCGCTGGTGTCGATCGAGGATCCGCTCTCGGAGGACGACTGGGACGGTTGGGTCGCGCTGACCACCGCGATCGGGGACCGCGTCCAACTCGTCGGCGACGACCTGTTCGTCACCAACCCCGAGCGACTCGAGGACGGCATCCAGCGTGGTGCGGCCAACGCGCTGCTGGTCAAGGTCAACCAGATCGGGACGCTGACCGAGACTCTCGACGCGGTGTCACTGGCCCACATGTCCGGATACAAGACGATGATGAGCCACCGCAGCGGCGAAACCGAGGACACCACGATCGCCGACCTCGCGGTCGCGGTCGGCAGCGGTCAGATCAAGACCGGCGCCCCGGCGCGCAGTGAACGCGTCGCGAAGTACAACCAGCTGCTGCGCATCGAGGACGAGCTCGGCGACGCCGCCCGCTACGCCGGTGACCTGGCCTTCCCGCGCTTCTCGTTGGACACCAAATAG
- a CDS encoding FtsB family cell division protein, with translation MPEAKRPDPRRRTPASRPTRPGKSTDGGRAKPRGTSARREAKSGEPGKELATFEGDSGTKATGSVRESILVSAEAAAEQRFGSAARRAAILAAVVCVLTLTIAGPVRTYFSQRTEMKQLQASEAQLREQIAELEEQKAKLADPVYIAAQARERLGFVLPGEIPYQVQLPPGATAPGSPAGEPAEAGVSSDPWYTALWNTISDVPRPITAPTPPPGPAAPPPAAPPPGG, from the coding sequence GTGCCCGAAGCGAAACGGCCCGATCCCCGTCGGCGGACGCCCGCGTCCCGGCCCACCCGGCCGGGTAAGTCCACCGACGGCGGACGCGCCAAGCCGCGGGGCACGTCGGCTCGTCGCGAGGCCAAGAGCGGGGAGCCCGGCAAGGAGCTGGCCACCTTCGAGGGTGACTCCGGTACCAAGGCCACCGGGTCGGTCCGCGAGTCGATCCTGGTCTCCGCCGAGGCGGCCGCCGAGCAGCGCTTCGGATCCGCGGCACGGCGGGCGGCCATCCTCGCGGCGGTCGTGTGTGTGTTGACGCTGACGATCGCCGGACCGGTGCGGACGTACTTCTCGCAACGCACCGAGATGAAGCAGCTGCAGGCCAGCGAGGCGCAGCTGCGCGAGCAGATCGCCGAGCTCGAGGAACAGAAGGCCAAACTCGCCGACCCGGTGTACATCGCCGCGCAGGCCCGCGAGCGGCTGGGCTTCGTACTGCCCGGAGAAATCCCCTATCAGGTCCAGTTGCCTCCCGGCGCAACGGCTCCCGGGTCGCCGGCCGGTGAGCCGGCCGAAGCCGGCGTCAGCAGCGATCCCTGGTACACGGCGCTGTGGAATACGATTTCCGATGTGCCACGCCCGATTACCGCCCCGACGCCCCCGCCCGGGCCGGCCGCGCCGCCGCCCGCCGCGCCCCCGCCCGGTGGTTGA
- a CDS encoding DUF501 domain-containing protein → MVDPADLEAVAAQLGRAPRGVLEIAYRCPNGEPGVVKTAPKLPDGTPFPTLYYLTHPALTAAASRLESSGMMRDMTERLAQDPELAAAYRRAHESYLAERDAIEPLGTTFSGGGMPDRVKCLHVVIAHSLAKGPGVNPFGDEALAVLASEPAMAGILDRERWT, encoded by the coding sequence GTGGTTGACCCGGCCGACCTCGAGGCTGTCGCGGCGCAATTGGGCCGTGCGCCGCGCGGGGTGCTCGAGATCGCCTACCGCTGCCCCAACGGTGAACCCGGAGTGGTCAAGACCGCGCCGAAACTCCCTGACGGAACTCCGTTTCCGACGCTGTACTACCTGACCCACCCGGCGTTGACGGCGGCGGCGAGCCGGCTGGAATCATCGGGGATGATGCGCGACATGACCGAACGGCTGGCGCAGGACCCCGAGTTGGCCGCCGCCTACCGGCGGGCCCACGAGTCGTATCTGGCCGAGCGGGACGCGATCGAACCGCTGGGTACGACGTTCTCCGGCGGCGGCATGCCCGACCGGGTCAAGTGCCTGCACGTGGTGATTGCGCATTCGTTGGCCAAGGGGCCGGGGGTCAATCCGTTCGGCGACGAGGCGTTGGCGGTACTGGCAAGCGAACCGGCGATGGCCGGGATACTGGATCGGGAGCGGTGGACATGA
- a CDS encoding Ppx/GppA phosphatase family protein, translated as MTRVGAVDCGTNSIRLLIADVSDGALTDVVREMRIVRLGQGVDATGEFAPDALARTKAALAGYAETMRMHEVGAVRMVATSAARDVANRDEFFAMTAQVLGEVVEGAVAEVITGDEEAELSFRGAVGELDAAAAPFLVVDLGGGSTELVLGAQDVTAGFSTDIGCVRLTERCLHSDPPTGEQIERARAVVREALDEALRVVPVEQAHTWVGVAGTMTTLAALAHKMTTYDSEAIHLSRVRFDDLLEVCDQLLSMTRQQRAALGPMHEGRVDVIGGGALIVQELAAVLGERAGIDELVVSEHDILDGIALSIA; from the coding sequence ATGACCAGAGTCGGCGCGGTGGATTGCGGCACCAACTCGATCCGGTTGTTGATCGCCGACGTCTCCGACGGGGCGCTCACCGACGTGGTGCGGGAGATGCGCATCGTCCGGCTGGGTCAGGGCGTGGACGCGACCGGCGAGTTCGCGCCGGATGCGTTGGCGCGCACCAAGGCGGCGCTGGCTGGCTACGCCGAGACGATGCGCATGCACGAGGTCGGTGCGGTCCGGATGGTGGCCACCTCCGCGGCGCGGGACGTCGCCAACCGCGACGAGTTCTTCGCGATGACGGCGCAGGTGCTCGGCGAGGTGGTCGAGGGCGCGGTCGCCGAGGTGATCACCGGCGACGAGGAGGCCGAGCTGTCCTTCCGCGGCGCTGTCGGCGAACTGGACGCTGCAGCAGCGCCTTTCCTCGTCGTCGACCTCGGTGGCGGCTCGACGGAGTTGGTTCTGGGCGCTCAGGACGTGACCGCAGGCTTCTCGACCGATATCGGGTGTGTGCGGTTGACCGAGCGGTGCCTGCACTCCGATCCGCCGACCGGCGAACAGATCGAGCGGGCGCGGGCGGTGGTCCGCGAAGCCCTCGACGAGGCACTGCGTGTGGTGCCGGTCGAGCAGGCGCACACCTGGGTGGGGGTGGCCGGCACGATGACGACCTTGGCCGCGTTGGCCCACAAGATGACCACCTACGACTCCGAGGCCATCCACCTCTCGCGGGTGCGCTTCGACGATCTGCTCGAGGTCTGCGATCAGCTGCTGTCGATGACGCGTCAGCAGCGTGCGGCGCTCGGACCGATGCACGAGGGTCGCGTCGACGTCATCGGCGGGGGAGCGTTGATCGTGCAGGAGCTGGCCGCCGTGCTGGGCGAGCGCGCCGGCATCGACGAGTTGGTGGTCAGCGAGCACGACATCCTCGACGGCATCGCGCTGTCGATCGCCTGA
- a CDS encoding DUF4383 domain-containing protein translates to MSTEPKYMAVQGAAVLVATALTLTGILGFVPGVTANLGEISWAGPQSGAALFGSVTVSVAANALHILVGLCGFALARTYAAARAYLLGGGLIYFALGCYGFAVDYGRHVLPLNSAANWLHVVAGAVMVLLAVTLAGQHDPTRRRHLRVRRAAAR, encoded by the coding sequence ATGTCGACAGAACCGAAGTACATGGCCGTGCAGGGTGCGGCGGTGCTCGTAGCGACGGCGCTGACCCTCACCGGAATACTCGGCTTTGTGCCCGGTGTCACCGCCAACCTCGGCGAAATCAGCTGGGCAGGACCGCAGTCCGGCGCGGCGCTGTTCGGCAGCGTCACCGTGTCGGTGGCCGCCAACGCCCTGCACATCCTGGTCGGGTTGTGCGGCTTCGCGCTGGCCCGCACCTACGCCGCCGCCCGTGCCTACCTGCTCGGCGGCGGCCTGATCTACTTCGCTCTGGGCTGCTACGGGTTCGCGGTCGACTACGGCCGGCACGTGCTGCCGCTGAACTCGGCGGCCAACTGGCTGCACGTGGTCGCCGGCGCGGTGATGGTGCTGTTGGCCGTCACCCTGGCCGGGCAGCACGATCCCACCCGTCGCCGCCACCTGCGGGTGCGCCGCGCCGCCGCCCGGTAG
- a CDS encoding propionyl-CoA synthetase: MPGYRELFDASIDDPEPFWGDAATAVTWTKPPQRVLDDSNPPFYRWFPDAELNTCANALDRHVDSGRGDQPALIYDSAVTDTKRTYTYRELLEHTARFAGALRGLGVGRGDRVVIYMPMIPEAVIAMLACARLGAVHSVVFGGFAPHELAVRIDDVRPTVVVSASCGIEPGRVLEYKPMLDAAIGMVDHPPRHCVVVQRDRQRCELIEGRDWDWADVMAAATPADPVPVAATDPLYVLYTSGTTGKPKGIVRDNGGHAVALLWSMRHIYDVAPGEVFWAASDVGWVVGHSYIVYAPLLLGATTVLYEGKPVGTPDPGAFWRVVAEHGVKVLFTAPTAIRAIRKEDHEAEHVGRYDLSCLKYLFLAGERLDPDTYHWASAKLGIPVIDHWWQTETGWAVAANPVGVQRFPIKPGSPTVPMPGYDVHVLHDDGYGCDAGQEGAICIRLPLPPGTLPTLWNADARYEASYLSEHPGFYLTGDGGHFDEDGYLFVMGRIDDVINVAGHRLSTGAIEEVLATHPSVAECAVIGVPDDIKGQVPRGLVVVKAGADTDGLADELVALVRSEIGAVASLRIVDVVPALPKTRSGKILRKTMRALAAGRDEPVPSTIEDPSVLDTLQTILRG, encoded by the coding sequence ATGCCTGGGTATCGCGAACTCTTCGACGCCAGCATCGACGACCCCGAGCCGTTCTGGGGCGACGCGGCCACGGCCGTGACGTGGACCAAGCCGCCGCAGCGCGTCCTCGACGACAGCAATCCGCCGTTCTATCGCTGGTTCCCCGACGCCGAACTCAACACCTGCGCCAACGCGCTGGACCGCCATGTCGACTCCGGTCGCGGAGACCAACCGGCGCTGATCTACGACTCGGCGGTCACCGACACGAAACGCACCTACACCTACCGCGAGCTGCTCGAGCACACGGCGCGGTTCGCCGGGGCGCTGCGCGGCCTGGGTGTGGGCCGCGGCGACCGCGTCGTCATCTACATGCCGATGATCCCCGAGGCCGTGATCGCGATGCTGGCCTGCGCGCGGCTGGGCGCGGTGCACTCGGTCGTGTTCGGCGGGTTCGCACCCCACGAACTGGCGGTGCGCATCGACGACGTGCGCCCGACGGTGGTCGTGTCCGCATCCTGCGGCATCGAACCGGGCCGCGTGCTCGAGTACAAGCCGATGCTCGACGCCGCGATCGGCATGGTGGACCATCCACCGCGGCACTGCGTGGTGGTGCAGAGGGACCGGCAGCGCTGCGAGCTGATCGAGGGCCGCGACTGGGACTGGGCGGATGTGATGGCGGCCGCCACGCCCGCCGACCCGGTGCCCGTCGCAGCGACCGACCCGCTCTACGTGCTCTACACCTCCGGCACCACCGGTAAACCCAAGGGCATCGTGCGCGACAACGGTGGCCACGCGGTCGCGTTGCTCTGGAGCATGCGTCACATCTACGACGTCGCGCCGGGTGAGGTGTTCTGGGCCGCCTCGGATGTGGGCTGGGTGGTCGGCCATTCCTACATCGTCTACGCGCCGCTGCTGCTCGGCGCCACCACCGTGCTGTACGAGGGAAAGCCGGTCGGCACCCCCGATCCGGGCGCGTTCTGGCGTGTCGTCGCCGAGCACGGCGTCAAGGTGCTGTTCACCGCCCCGACGGCGATCCGCGCGATCCGCAAGGAGGACCATGAGGCCGAACACGTCGGCCGCTACGACCTGTCCTGCCTGAAGTATCTGTTCCTGGCCGGCGAACGCCTCGACCCCGACACCTACCACTGGGCGTCGGCGAAGCTCGGCATCCCCGTCATCGACCACTGGTGGCAGACCGAGACCGGCTGGGCGGTGGCAGCCAATCCCGTGGGCGTGCAACGGTTTCCGATCAAGCCAGGTTCGCCCACGGTTCCCATGCCGGGCTATGACGTGCACGTCCTGCACGACGACGGGTACGGCTGCGACGCCGGCCAGGAGGGGGCGATCTGCATCCGGCTGCCGCTGCCGCCCGGCACACTGCCCACGCTGTGGAACGCCGACGCCCGCTACGAGGCGTCGTATCTGTCCGAGCATCCGGGGTTCTACCTCACCGGTGACGGTGGCCATTTCGACGAGGACGGCTACCTGTTCGTCATGGGCCGAATCGATGACGTCATCAACGTCGCCGGGCACCGCCTGTCCACCGGAGCCATCGAGGAGGTCCTCGCGACGCACCCGTCGGTCGCCGAGTGCGCGGTGATCGGCGTGCCCGACGACATCAAAGGCCAAGTGCCGCGGGGACTGGTGGTGGTCAAAGCCGGCGCGGACACCGACGGCCTGGCCGACGAGCTGGTTGCGCTGGTGCGCAGTGAGATCGGCGCCGTCGCATCGCTGCGGATCGTCGACGTCGTCCCCGCTCTGCCCAAGACGCGGTCCGGCAAGATCCTGCGCAAGACCATGCGGGCCCTCGCGGCCGGCCGCGACGAACCCGTGCCCTCGACGATCGAGGATCCGTCGGTGCTCGACACCTTGCAGACGATCCTGCGCGGCTGA
- a CDS encoding alpha/beta fold hydrolase, with amino-acid sequence MTSQPPEIPGVRRHYVSARGVKFHVTESGPEDGRPVLALHGWPQHHYVYRDLLGDPPPGLRIIAPDLPGYGWSGAAPHRWAKEDVAADLVALMDAMGLDRVLLVGHDWGGYIGFLVALQAPDRIDAYMPLNIAHLWVPPKVLAPHLWRFLMYQPLIAFAGVPVQTRTSFLDIVYRRVSEVDPQTARVYTERFRDPLVARTARDTYRTFLLHEVPTVARHGESRRATVPIRALFGTDDDAIHPDLASAETARADDYTVEYTDCGHFILDERPELVRAKLIALAEEFPAR; translated from the coding sequence ATGACGAGCCAACCCCCGGAGATTCCCGGCGTCCGCCGCCACTACGTGTCCGCGCGCGGCGTGAAATTCCACGTCACCGAGTCCGGCCCCGAGGACGGCCGGCCCGTGCTCGCCCTCCACGGCTGGCCGCAGCACCACTACGTCTACCGTGACCTGCTGGGCGATCCGCCCCCGGGGCTGCGGATCATCGCACCCGACCTGCCGGGCTACGGCTGGTCTGGAGCGGCGCCGCACCGCTGGGCCAAAGAGGACGTGGCCGCCGACCTGGTGGCGTTGATGGACGCGATGGGCCTCGACCGCGTGCTGCTGGTCGGGCACGACTGGGGCGGTTACATCGGCTTCCTGGTCGCGCTGCAGGCCCCGGACCGCATCGACGCGTACATGCCGCTCAACATCGCCCACCTGTGGGTGCCGCCGAAGGTGCTCGCACCGCATCTGTGGCGGTTCCTGATGTACCAGCCGCTGATCGCATTCGCGGGGGTGCCGGTGCAGACCCGCACGTCGTTCCTGGACATCGTCTACCGCCGGGTGTCGGAGGTGGATCCGCAGACGGCGCGGGTCTACACCGAGCGGTTCCGCGATCCGCTGGTGGCCCGCACCGCGCGTGACACCTACCGGACGTTCCTGCTGCACGAGGTTCCCACCGTGGCACGCCACGGGGAGTCGCGGCGTGCCACGGTGCCGATCCGCGCGTTGTTCGGCACCGACGACGACGCCATCCACCCCGACCTCGCGTCGGCGGAGACCGCGCGCGCCGACGACTACACCGTCGAGTACACCGACTGCGGCCATTTCATCCTCGACGAGCGCCCGGAGTTGGTGCGCGCCAAGCTGATCGCTCTGGCCGAGGAGTTCCCGGCGCGGTAG